Part of the Polaribacter sp. Hel1_33_78 genome is shown below.
AAAGAAATTATCACCTTGGCAAAATGGGCTAAAATCATAGAAGAACATTACAAAAGACCCATGGATATTGAATGGGCAAAGGATGGAATATCTAATGAACTATTCATCACACAAGCCAGGCCAGAGACCGTGCATTCTACAAGAAATAAAAGCATATATACGGCATATAAATTATTAGAGAATGGAGAAACCTTATGCCAAGGAAATGCGATAGGAACTAAAATTGGTACTGGCGTTGCTCGATTGTTAAAATCGCCAAGAGATATCAAAAAATTAGACTCTAATACCATTATTGTCACAGATACCATAACACCAGATTGGGACCCTTTATTAAAACAGGTAAAAGGAATTATTACAAATAAAGGAGGAAGAACCAGTCACGCCGCAATTGTCTCAAGAGAACTTGGGGTGCCCGCTATTGTGGGGTGCGGAAATGCAACACAAGTTATAAAAGATCACTCAGAAATTTCAATATCCTGTGCACAAGGAAGAATAGGATACGTCTATCAAGGAAAATGCAAATTTGAAGCTGAAGAAATTGATTTCTCTACCATTCAATTGCCTGCAACTGAAGCAAAGATGATTCTTGCAGATCCGGAGAATGCATTTCAGTTATCTTTCTATCCAAATAATGGGGTTGGACTATTGCGTATGGAATTTATGATTACGCATATAGTAAAAGTGCATCCAATGGCTTTGATAAATTTTAATAATTTAAACGATAAAAAGGCTAAAAAGGAGATTGCTAAAATTACAAGGACATACAGAAATAAAGAGGATTATTTTATAGACAAGCTTTCACAAGGTATCGCCACCATTGCTGCTGCTTTCTATCCGAAGGAGGTCATCTTGCGATTAAGTGATTTTAAAACCAACGAATATGCAAATCTTATTGGTGGTGTTCAGTTTGAACCTAAAGAGGAAAACCCAATGCTCGGTTTTAGGGGAGCATCTAGATATTATAGTCCTTTGTATAAAGAAGGGTTTGCTTTGGAATGTAAAGCCATAAAACGAGCACGAGAAGAAATGGGATTTACCAATATTAAAGTAATGGTGCCTTTTTGTAGAACCCTTGAAGAAGGTGAAAAAGTGATTGCTATTATGGAAAAAAATGGATTAAATCGTGGAGAGAATGGGCTGGAAATCTATGTAATGGTGGAGATCCCTAGTAATGTTTTATTAGCTGAAAAATTTGCAGAATTATTTGATGGTTTTTCAATTGGTTCTAATGACTTAACCCAACTCACATTGGGTGTTGATCGAGATTCAGAACTAATGGGAGATTTATTTAATGAAAACAATGAAGCCGTAAAACAGTTGATTGAAAGAGCTATAAAATCGGCTAGAAAAACGAACACTAAAATTGGTTTGTGTGGCCAAGCACCAAGTGACTTTCTAGAGTTTTCGACCTTTCTTATAAAGGCAGGTATTGATAGTATTTCCTTTAATCCGGATGCAATTATAAAAGTGATAGCAAATATGAATACATCAGAAAAGGAAATTAATTTGGTTGAAACCATTTGATAATTAAACAAAACAAAAAAGGGGTTTGATGACCTACATCATTTGAATTTAATAGAACTATACGTTTCTTTAACATGAATTTATTTCTCATTTTAAATGAGATTCAAGATTATAAATTATGTTTAAGGATAGAAAAGATGCAGGAATACAATTAGCTAAAAAATTAATTGGCTACAAAAACAAGAATGTTGTTGTCTTGGCTATCCCAAGAGGAGGACTTCCTTTAGGAGCAATAGTTGCAGAAGCGCTTAACGCTCCTTTAGATATTGTTTTAACAAAGAAAATTGGTCATCCACTTAATAAAGAGTTTGCCATTGGGGCGGTAAGTCTTCAGGGTAAATATGTAGCAGACTCGGCGGAAGCAACACATAGATATATAGAAGAAGAAACACGACGTATTCGGAAAATATTACGACAACGACAGGATCAATATTATAAAAATTTTGCCCCTAAGATTCTTAAAGATAAAATTGTTATTGTTGTTGATGATGGGGTTGCGACTGGAAGTACAATACTGGCAACGGTATCATTAATAAAGGAAGAAGAACCTTCAAAGATTGTGGTGGCGTTTCCCGTTGGGTCATCTTCGGCTATTAATAGACTTTATAATTCACCTTTTATAGATGAGGTTGTTTGCATAGAAGTTCCCAAACATTTTAATGCAGTGGGTCAGTTTTACAGGAATTTTAATCCAGTATTAGATAAAAAAGCAATGCAAATCCTTAAAGAATCAAACAAACATTTTATAGTATCTAAATATGAATAATTATGGCACTTAATTTTAATCAATATGCAGCAGAAGGAAATACTTTTCTTAAACAATATGCTAAAGAGCTTGGTCTTTCAGAGAACCCAGAAAGAGCAGGTCGTGTGTTGATGTCTATTTTACATGGTTTACGTTATATTATTTCTACCGAAGAGTCATTGCAGTTTATTGCGCAACTTCCTATGTTTTTAAAGGCTGTTTATGTGAACGGGTGGTCTAGTAAAATGAAGAAAGAAAAGGTGAAAAACATCGAGGGTTTTATTGACCTCATCAGATCGTTCAATGGTAAAACCGCTATGTCTGATTTTGAATTAGACGAAATTGCTGAAGATTATATTGATAAGACGTTTTTAATGTTAAAGCGATATGTTTCACCAGGAGAGATAGAGGATATTAGAGGAGAAGTGCCTAAGGCATTAAAAAGAATTATTTTTAATCATATTTTCATATAGCGCTATGCTCTTATGGAATAATATAATAGTTCAGTATTAAAAATGAATTATCCTTTTGCTTTAGTAATGTTACTGTTAATGTTTGAAATTGAATATTTTAAGTCACAACTGTTTAAAACAATATATTATAAATAATTAAAGTTAAAAAAGATGAAAACCATAACCTTAATAAGCGTGACAATGCTGTTTTTATTGACCGCTTGTGTGAGTCAAAAAAAATACTCAGAACTTCAAAACAGCGCAGAACTTTGCGAAACTAATCTCAAAAATATTTCTAATGAACGTCTAATATTAGAAAATAATCTAGCAAATGAAAAGAGTAAATCCAAAGCGCTCGAGCAGCAAATAAAGTATTTTAAAAGTACAAATACAAACCTTTTAGACAGGCTTTCAGACCTTTCGGTAGTAAGTAAGTCGGGAGCCGAGAGTATTAAAAAATCTTTGGAAGCTTTGGGTGCACAGAACTCCTATATAAAAGATTTAACGAGCTCTATGCAAAAAAAGGATTCACTTAATCTGACTTTGGTAATGAATTTGAAACGATCTTTAGACTATTTCGATGACGAGGATATAAATATTGAGATAAAAAAGGGAGTTGTTTATGTTTCTATTTCGGATAAAATGCTTTTTAGATCGGGAAGTTTTAGTATAAACGATTCAGCAAAAGAGGTTATTGGAAAAATAGCAAGTATTGTGAATGATCATAATGAGTTAGATATTTTGATTGAGGGGCATACAGATACAGTTCCTATTAAAACATTCTGTATCGAAGATAATTGGGATTTAAGTACTAAAAGAGCAACGGCTATTGTACGCTTAATGCAAACTGATTTTAATGTACAACCCGAACGAATGAGTGCTGGTGGACGCTCAGAATACGTGCCAAAAGCAACAAATGAAACTCCTGAAGGAAGAGCACTTAATCGTAGAACAGAGATTATCATCCTTCCTAAACTAGATCAGTTTTTTAATTTGTTAACACCACCAGCAGCAACATCTGTAGATTAAGTTTTTTTATAAAAATACTTTTAGGAATCGATATTGCGCAAACAGCAATGCAATGCCACAAGTAAATGAGTCAAATATTATAAAGGCTTGATAGGTTCTCTTCAAGACCTTGAAAACAGGAAAGAAAGAGGATAGCGATCTTTCGTGCAGGGAAAAATTTGGAAGTCAAAAAGGTGATTTCAGACTTTTTTTTGAGATAATTTAAAAAAGATACTCAAACTGACCCAGGTCATTTTTCATCTTTAAAAGTTGCTTTACATTAGTAGTATAATTAAAAAATTAAGTTCTTTGATAGTATTAAAATATAGATTCTAGGGATAGCAGTATCCTCTGAATCTTGGAGTTATCCAAAAGTGTTTTAAGTCTTGTGTTGCAGAGTTTTCTAGCAATAGGTACTCAAGATTGCAAGTAGCCTTAAACTACATTTGATATCTTCAAGGGAATCGAGATATTTCGGTGTCTCGATTTCCTTATAAAGAATTGACTTTTGTCTGCTGGAAGGTAAGCAAAGTCATTATGACGCGATTGACATTGCATTAGGACGACTATATGTTGTTTTAGAGTTTTAGAAATAAAACTTTTTAATGCGTTGAACAGGACTAAGTAATACTGGTTGCATCATAAGAAACTGGAAGCTTCGGCTTCCAGTTTCATTTTTTTTAAGATTTTATAAGTTTTTTAATTTAAATATTACAAAACTGATCTATGTCATGTACCATCTTTAAAAGTTGCTTTACATTAGTAGTATAATTAAAAAATTAAGTTCTTTGATAGTATTAAAATATAGATTCTAGGGATAGCAGTATCCTCTGAATCTTGGAGTTATCCAAAAGTGTTTTAAGTCTTGTGTTGCAGAGTTTTCTAGCAATAGGTACTCAAGATTGCAAGTAGCCTTAAACTACATTTGATATCTTCAAGGGAATCGAGATATTTCGGTGTCTCGATTCCCTTATAAAGAATTGACTTTTGTCTGCTGGAAGGTAAGCAAAGTCATTATGACGCGATTGACATTGCATTAGGACGACTATATGTTGTTTTAGAGTTTTAGAAATAAAGCTTTTTAATGTGTTGAACAGGACTAAGTAATACTGGTTGCATCATAAGAAACTGGGAGTTTCGGCTTCCAGTTTCATTTTTTTTTTAAGATTTTTTAAGATTTTTAATCTAAATATTAGAAAACTGATCTAGGTCATTTTTCATCTTTAAAAGTTGCTTTACATTAGTAGTATAATTAGAGTAATAAGTTCTTTGATAATATTAAAATATAGATTTTAGGGATAGCAATATCCTTTAAATCTTGGAGTTATCCAAAAGTGTTTTAAGTCTTGTGTTGCAGAGTTTTCTAGCAATAGGTACTCAAGATTGCAAGTAGCCTTAAACTACATTTGATATCTTCAAGGGAATCGAGATATTTCGGTGTCTCGATTTCCTTATAAAGAATTGACTTTTGTCTGCTGGAAGGTAAGCAAAGTCATTATGACGCGATTGACATTGCATTAGGACGACTATATGTTGTTTTAGAGTTTTAGAAATAAAGCTTTTTAATGTGTTGAACAGGACTAAGTAATACTGGTTGCATCATAAGAAACTGGGAGTTTCGGCTTCCAGTTTCATTTTTTTTTAAGATTTTTTAAGATTTTTAATCTAAATATTAGAAAACTGATCTAGGTCATTTTTCATCTTTAAAAGTTGCTTTACATTAGCAGTATAATTAAAGTAATAAGTTCTTTGGTAATATTAAAATATAGATTTTAGGGATAGCAGTATCCTCAAAATCTTGGAGTTATCCAAAAGTGTTTTAAGTCTTGTGTTGCAGAGTTTTCTAGCATTAGTTACTCAAGATTGCAAGTAGCCTTAAACTACATTTGATATCTTCAAGGGAATCGAGATATTTCGGTGTCTCGATTTCCTTATAAAGAATTGACTTTTGTCTTCCGAAAGGTAAGCAAAGTCATTATGACGCGATTGACATTGCATTAGGACGACCATATGTTGTTTTAGAGTTTTAGAAATAAAACTTTTTAATGCGTTGAACAGGATTAAGTAATACTAGTTGCATCATAAGAAACTGGGAGTTTCGGCTTCCAGTTTCATTTTTATAATTAAGTGCTAAAGATAAAATAGAAATAATTTCAAGAATTTATCAATTGGGGGATTGATTTGATTTGGGTCTTGTATAAATAAACTAATTTTTATACTGATCCAGAAACTGGAAAAACATGTTTTTTCCAGTTTTTTTTATGTGTTTAAGTTACCGTTTTTTTGAAATAAGTAAGGAGGCCATTCAGCTCGTTAATCATTAGATTGTAATTAGTAAAAAGTGTTTATTTTGATGATATTTAATTTATAAACGGCCAGTATTTCCTTAATAGGAAAACTTTTATTGATGGTTATAAATCATAATTATTTTCAAATTACTTCCGTTCAGTATTCGCTCAAAACGAACACTTTTTGGTT
Proteins encoded:
- the ppsA gene encoding phosphoenolpyruvate synthase produces the protein MAAHIIKYADIGINDLALVGGKNASLGEMYNNLTSKGVLVPNGFATTSAAFWEFLQENKIQTPLEDVLTKLDRAQYSNLQTIGKQARDIILAGELSSSFVSKITKAYNELCAGKLCATAVRSSATAEDLPNASFAGQHDTFLNVNGEKQLIEAIKKCFASLFTNRAIKYREDKGFLHLNIAISVGVQLMVRSDKGCSGVGFTIEPESGFENVIVLSGVWGLGENIVQGTVNPDEFYVFKPTLNQNKNPIIQKKLGDKKLTMIYSDAPGDLGIKNITTLELKQQQYVLSDKEIITLAKWAKIIEEHYKRPMDIEWAKDGISNELFITQARPETVHSTRNKSIYTAYKLLENGETLCQGNAIGTKIGTGVARLLKSPRDIKKLDSNTIIVTDTITPDWDPLLKQVKGIITNKGGRTSHAAIVSRELGVPAIVGCGNATQVIKDHSEISISCAQGRIGYVYQGKCKFEAEEIDFSTIQLPATEAKMILADPENAFQLSFYPNNGVGLLRMEFMITHIVKVHPMALINFNNLNDKKAKKEIAKITRTYRNKEDYFIDKLSQGIATIAAAFYPKEVILRLSDFKTNEYANLIGGVQFEPKEENPMLGFRGASRYYSPLYKEGFALECKAIKRAREEMGFTNIKVMVPFCRTLEEGEKVIAIMEKNGLNRGENGLEIYVMVEIPSNVLLAEKFAELFDGFSIGSNDLTQLTLGVDRDSELMGDLFNENNEAVKQLIERAIKSARKTNTKIGLCGQAPSDFLEFSTFLIKAGIDSISFNPDAIIKVIANMNTSEKEINLVETI
- a CDS encoding phosphoribosyltransferase, with the protein product MFKDRKDAGIQLAKKLIGYKNKNVVVLAIPRGGLPLGAIVAEALNAPLDIVLTKKIGHPLNKEFAIGAVSLQGKYVADSAEATHRYIEEETRRIRKILRQRQDQYYKNFAPKILKDKIVIVVDDGVATGSTILATVSLIKEEEPSKIVVAFPVGSSSAINRLYNSPFIDEVVCIEVPKHFNAVGQFYRNFNPVLDKKAMQILKESNKHFIVSKYE
- a CDS encoding DUF2267 domain-containing protein, which gives rise to MALNFNQYAAEGNTFLKQYAKELGLSENPERAGRVLMSILHGLRYIISTEESLQFIAQLPMFLKAVYVNGWSSKMKKEKVKNIEGFIDLIRSFNGKTAMSDFELDEIAEDYIDKTFLMLKRYVSPGEIEDIRGEVPKALKRIIFNHIFI
- a CDS encoding OmpA family protein; translated protein: MKTITLISVTMLFLLTACVSQKKYSELQNSAELCETNLKNISNERLILENNLANEKSKSKALEQQIKYFKSTNTNLLDRLSDLSVVSKSGAESIKKSLEALGAQNSYIKDLTSSMQKKDSLNLTLVMNLKRSLDYFDDEDINIEIKKGVVYVSISDKMLFRSGSFSINDSAKEVIGKIASIVNDHNELDILIEGHTDTVPIKTFCIEDNWDLSTKRATAIVRLMQTDFNVQPERMSAGGRSEYVPKATNETPEGRALNRRTEIIILPKLDQFFNLLTPPAATSVD